In Vitis riparia cultivar Riparia Gloire de Montpellier isolate 1030 chromosome 19, EGFV_Vit.rip_1.0, whole genome shotgun sequence, the following proteins share a genomic window:
- the LOC117908193 gene encoding S-protein homolog 20-like produces MFLPFSRYLFSFVLLVFLVRLCDGGPWVVEKKVDLRITNDLGSGLDLNLHCQSNDDDLGTHVLAPDQFFEFRFRPNFWGTTLYFCKFWWGGESHWFNIYVEKRNTSRCDSKCWWMVGPVGPCLLDRRFGIYDLCENWNDPQFEGSRKKGTENDAARVYNDSKYLEGNEKRGK; encoded by the coding sequence ATGTTTCTTCCATTCAGtagatatttgttttcatttgtgcTGCTTGTGTTTCTTGTTCGTTTGTGTGATGGAGGTCCTTGGGTTGTAGAAAAGAAAGTGGATCTAAGGATTACCAATGACTTGGGCAGTGGCTTAGATCTTAATCTCCACTGTCAATCCAATGATGATGACCTTGGCACTCATGTCCTGGCCCCAGATCAATTCTTTGAATTCCGTTTTCGACCAAACTTTTGGGGGACTACCTTATACTTCTGCAAGTTCTGGTGGGGAGGAGAATCCCATTGGTTTAATATATACGTTGAGAAGAGGAATACGAGCCGATGTGATAGCAAGTGCTGGTGGATGGTCGGACCAGTTGGTCCTTGTTTGCTGGATCGTAGATTTGGAATATACGATCTTTGCGAAAACTGGAATGACCCTCAGTTTGAGGGTTCACGTAAAAAAGGGACAGAAAACGACGCAGCTAGAGTGTACAATGACTCCAAATATTTGGAGGGCAATGAGAAAAGAGGGAAATGA
- the LOC117908194 gene encoding S-protein homolog 20-like, which translates to MAIIAHFDLELHQMDVKIAFLNGDLDEDVYVEQPTEKKVHLRIINDLGNGSDLNLHCKSKDDDLGVHVLAPHQFFEFSFRPNFWATTLYFCRFWWGDESHWFDIYVERRDVGRCNKQCWWTVAAVGPCLLDARVHRYTLCENWKDQKPEGSSQGPKARMYNDTKHLEGNEKEGNDIIIY; encoded by the exons ATGGCCATAatagctcattttgatttggagctacatcagatggatgtcaagatagctttCTTGAATGGTGATCTGGATGAGGACGTGTATGTGGAGCAACCTACTG AAAAGAAAGTGCATCTAAGGATCATCAATGACTTGGGCAATGGCTCAGATCTTAACCTCCACTGTAAATCCAAAGATGATGACCTTGGGGTTCATGTCCTTGCCCCTCATCAATTCTTTGAATTCAGTTTCCGACCAAACTTTTGGGCTACTACGTTATACTTCTGTAGGTTCTGGTGGGGAGATGAATCCCATTGGTTTGACATATACGTGGAGAGGAGGGATGTGGGCCGATGTAACAAGCAGTGCTGGTGGACGGTAGCTGCAGTTGGTCCTTGTTTACTGGATGCAAGAGTTCACCGATACACTCTTTGCGAAAACTGGAAGGACCAAAAGCCTGAGGGTTCAAGTCAAGGACCAAAAGCTAGAATGTACAATGACACCAAACATTTGGAGGGCAATGAGAAAGAGGGAAATgatatcatcatttattaa